A single Megachile rotundata isolate GNS110a chromosome 9, iyMegRotu1, whole genome shotgun sequence DNA region contains:
- the LOC105663484 gene encoding uncharacterized protein LOC105663484 isoform X1, giving the protein MVVQQIAVLSLLIIQVISAPTGCIESCDTYFKQYETSGHFNDHGLQTASQLQGPEFSKPGTWTEHNDYNVDNGHGKVHEERGQYVAGPKTVRYYKKNYSSSYSTKYGGGLSDVEQQNSNYRQGIPVFNIMQSNSGRIYDQVAHSELSAQQERYNTMHSQQRLQSTIRSGVQSERLEDFGEHIGDSQVLQHGLSNSNTQHSQVPYYPDTQPGNWSKVDSYKTDGGHGRVYTVEGQYVTGPKRVRYYTKNYTSSYSSHGGIPDTVGVGVEDIQKEIDKLHREIGVQTVGSSDTANINRYDQSILQNVNSNRYGNRNNYESSSSLIHNEQQLRQPASERVIIRNPSQSSYETNSHSTYEKHEGHAAVIQPVRQLIIPTPGYTPVLNTGSSTHSRNVFNTATSQQQTDNMQEAEYLNTHQSGLDQSRMFSDHLGQSGYNQNSAIQSGTGQSAHHKEHWSHTSHTKETSVPQYSTGISHSSGHNMQHSSNQYDSLHGTHQTLQQDNYFNKETKFNSGHQTHLGKLVSGVLDLGTAGDTVDCAYGSQYDHHSSQYQMKYKRGIKDDQEEDDTFQQHTQQSYQPWKPGSTNEHLEDLTQQTNQEEDLTQQTSGKLEFGQTTQQSYQPWRQHSANQQYEDYTQQVSAHDDLTQQTSGKLEFGQDSQQTYQPWKLDSASQHSVDLTQQTSKYDDFTQQTSGKLEVDQESQQSYQPQWPGRNKNSEDYTQQVGAHDDFTQQTSGKLELEQQSHQIWKPDSANKQEDHDDLTQQTSGKLEFGQQSHQPWKPSSANQEVDDLSQQTTGKLEFGQHSSRPSKLTNADQVDDLTQQTSDHDDLTQQTSEKLEFGQHSSRPWRLTNADQVDDLTQQTSDHDDLTQQTSGKLEFGQQSHQPWKLSSANQEVDDLTQQTTGKLEFGQHSSRPSKLTNADQVDDLTQQTSDHDDLTQQTSDHDDLTQQTSDHDDLTQQTSGKLEFGQHSYQPWKPSSANQEVDDLSQQTTGKLEFGQHSSRPSKLTNADQVDDLTQQTSDHDDLTQQTSDHDDLTQQTSDHDDLTQQTSGKLEFGQHSYQPWKPSSANQEVDDLSQQTTGKLEFGQHSSRPSKLTNADQVDDLTQQTSDHDDLTQQTSEKLEFGQHSYQPWKPSSANQEVGDLTQQTHDHDDLTQQTSGKLEFGQHSSQLWKLTNVDQVDDLTQQTGSHDDFTQQTSGKLQFGQHSYQPWKPSSANQEVDDLTQQTRGHDDLTQQTSGKLEFGQESQHSYHVWQPDNAGQYSEDLTQQTGMSDDFTQQSGKLEFGQQSQVDVHQIDQGSTSHIPKPAGKPKPRSRYSRVGSVGNVQIQNQNVYNTNSQEPIDHKKQDTDVPNIYEIPAYVDAESDGSNVRNLEMRGDQAVQNSNKNNSGNLNQQSAINAYNIEGENGDQVNWLHKSNDATVGLQWHYTYHPSDQRQFVQQTDRKDKENLQQQMSQIKFSDLQQTREQEESQDVRLMDNVYQQSSNQYNEASHPYVQSQTYASGQTTKFDEDSQQTSDIMNEQKHIRSSIGEHQLEPRILEAYGGGPYDGSHNGDIYHGVTLSPSATLPPIIGADPWDIREKPSETTPPPMPVEPLITDYPTEESTPPPSFWSKLGYKITNTFGKAKEKARNIFG; this is encoded by the coding sequence ATGGTGGTTCAACAAATTGCTGTTTTATCCTTGttaataattcaagtaattTCTGCACCAACAGGGTGTATAGAATCTTGTGATACTTATTTCAAACAATATGAAACATCTGGTCATTTTAATGATCATGGATTACAAACTGCAAGTCAATTACAAGGGCCTGAGTTTTCAAAACCAGGCACATGGACTGAACATAACGATTACAATGTAGACAATGGACATGGAAAAGTACATGAAGAACGAGGTCAGTATGTTGCTGGTCCTAAAACTGTGAGATATTATAAGAAGAATTACTCGTCCTCATATAGTACAAAATATGGTGGAGGATTGTCAGATGTTGAACAACAAAACAGTAATTATAGACAAGGTATTCCAGTATTTAATATCATGCAGTCTAATTCTGGAAGAATATATGATCAAGTAGCTCATTCAGAGTTAAGTGCACAGCAAGAAAGATATAATACAATGCACAGCCAACAACGTTTGCAATCAACAATCAGATCTGGTGTTCAAAGTGAAAGACTAGAAGATTTTGGAGAACACATTGGAGATTCACAAGTATTGCAACACGGTCTATCTAATTCAAATACTCAACATTCACAAGTACCATACTATCCTGATACTCAACCTGGAAACTGGAGTAAGGTAGATTCATATAAAACTGATGGAGGACATGGACGTGTTTATACAGTAGAAGGCCAATATGTGACAGGACCAAAAAGAGTTCgttattatacaaaaaattatacTTCCAGTTATAGTTCACATGGCGGAATACCCGACACAGTTGGAGTTGGAGTAGAAGATATACAAAAGGAAATAGACAAACTTCACAGGGAAATTGGTGTACAAACTGTAGGATCCAGTGACACTGCAAATATTAATAGATATGATCAATCTATTCTTCAGAATGTAAACAGTAACCGGTATGGAAATAGGAACAACTATGAAAGTAGTTCATCTCTAATACATAATGAACAACAATTACGTCAACCTGCAAGTGAACGTGTTATTATTAGAAATCCTTCTCAAAGTTCTTATGAAACAAATAGTCATAGCACTTATGAAAAACACGAAGGTCATGCAGCAGTAATTCAACCAGTTAGGCAACTCATTATTCCTACACCAGGATATACTCCTGTACTTAACACTGGAAGTAGTACTCATTccagaaatgtatttaatacagcaACCTCACAACAACAAACTGATAATATGCAAGAGgcagaatatttaaatactcaTCAATCAGGACTTGATCAAAGTAGAATGTTTTCTGATCATTTGGGACAGAGTGGATATaatcaaaatagtgcaattcAGTCTGGTACAGGACAATCCGCACATCATAAAGAACATTGGAGTCATACTAGTCATACCAAAGAAACATCAGTTCCTCAGTACAGCACAGGTATTTCACATTCATCAGGTCATAATATGCAACACAGCAGTAACCAATATGACAGCCTACATGGTACACATCAAACTCTACAACAAGATAactattttaataaagaaaccAAATTTAATTCTGGTCACCAAACACACTTAGGAAAGCTGGTATCTGGAGTACTTGATTTAGGTACTGCAGGCGATACTGTTGATTGTGCttatggctcacaatatgacCATCACAGCTCCCAATATCAAATGAAATATAAACGCGGTATAAAGGATGATCAAGAAGAAGATGATACATTTCAACAGCATACACAGCAATCTTACCAACCTTGGAAACCAGGCAGTACCAACGAGCATTTAGAGGATTTGACACAACAAACAAATCAAGAAGAAGATCTTACTCAACAAACGTCTGGAAAGCTTGAATTTGGTCAGACAACACAGCAGTCATATCAACCTTGGAGACAACATAGTGCAAATCAGCAATATGAGGATTACACTCAACAAGTAAGTGCACATGATGATCTTACTCAACAAACGTCTGGAAAGCTGGAGTTTGGTCAGGACTCACAGCAGACTTATCAGCCATGGAAACTAGATAGTGCAAGTCAGCATTCAGTGGACTTGACACAACAAACCAGTAAATATGATGATTTCACCCAACAAACATCAGGCAAACTCGAAGTTGATCAGGAATCACAACAATCTTATCAACCACAATGGCCAGGTAGGAACAAAAATTCAGAGGATTATACTCAACAAGTAGGTGCACATGATGACTTTACTCAACAGACATCAGGAAAGCTTGAACTTGAACAACAATCTCATCAGATTTGGAAACCAGATAGTGCAAACAAACAAGAAGATCATGATGATTTAACTCAGCAAACATCAGGGAAACTAGAATTTGGACAACAATCTCATCAACCTTGGAAACCAAGTAGTGCAAACCAGGAAGTAGACGATCTTTCTCAACAAACAACAGGAAAGCTTGAATTTGGACAGCATTCGTCCCGGCCTTCGAAACTTACTAATGCAGATCAAGTAGATGATCTTACACAACAAACAAGTGATCATGATGATCTTACACAACAAACATCAGAAAAGCTTGAATTTGGACAGCATTCGTCCCGGCCTTGGAGATTAACTAATGCAGATCAAGTAGATGATCTTACACAACAAACAAGTGATCATGATGATTTAACTCAGCAAACATCAGGGAAACTAGAATTTGGACAACAATCTCATCAACCTTGGAAACTAAGTAGTGCAAACCAGGAAGTAGACGATCTTACTCAACAAACAACAGGAAAGCTTGAATTTGGACAGCATTCGTCCCGGCCTTCGAAACTTACTAATGCAGATCAAGTAGATGATCTTACACAACAAACAAGTGATCATGATGATCTTACACAACAAACAAGTGATCATGACGATCTTACACAACAAACAAGTGATCATGATGATCTTACACAACAAACATCAGGAAAGCTTGAATTTGGACAGCACTCTTATCAGCCATGGAAACCAAGTAGTGCAAACCAAGAAGTAGACGATCTTTCTCAACAAACAACAGGAAAGCTTGAATTTGGACAGCATTCGTCCCGGCCTTCGAAACTTACTAATGCAGATCAAGTAGATGATCTTACACAACAAACAAGTGATCATGATGATCTTACACAACAAACAAGTGATCATGACGATCTTACACAACAAACAAGTGATCATGATGATCTTACACAACAAACATCAGGAAAGCTTGAATTTGGACAGCACTCTTATCAGCCATGGAAACCAAGTAGTGCAAACCAAGAAGTAGACGATCTTTCTCAACAAACAACAGGAAAGCTTGAATTTGGACAGCATTCGTCCCGGCCTTCGAAACTTACTAATGCAGATCAAGTAGATGATCTTACACAACAAACAAGTGATCATGATGATCTTACACAACAAACATCAGAAAAGCTTGAATTTGGACAGCATTCTTATCAGCCATGGAAACCAAGTAGTGCAAATCAAGAAGTAGGTGATTTGACTCAACAAACACATGACCATGATGATCTTACCCAACAAACGTCAGGGAAGCTTGAATTTGGACAGCACTCGTCCCAGCTTTGGAAACTAACTAATGTAGACCAAGTAGATGATTTGACACAACAAACAGGTAGCCATGATGACTTTACTCAACAAACATCAGGAAAGCTTCAATTTGGACAGCACTCTTATCAGCCATGGAAACCAAGTAGTGCAAATCAAGAAGTAGATGATTTGACTCAACAAACACGTGGCCATGATGATCTTACCCAACAAACGTCAGGGAAGCTTGAATTTGGGCAGGAATCACAGCATTCTTACCATGTTTGGCAACCAGATAATGCAGGTCAGTACTCTGAAGATTTAACACAGCAAACGGGCATGTCTGATGATTTCACTCAGCAATCAGGGAAGCTTGAATTTGGACAGCAGTCACAGGTTGATGTGCACCAAATTGATCAAGGATCTACTTCACATATTCCTAAGCCTGCAGGAAAGCCAAAACCCAGGTCCAGATATTCAAGAGTTGGTTCAGTAGGTAATGTACAGATTCAGAATCAAAATGTGTACAATACTAACAGCCAGGAACCTATAGACCATAAAAAACAAGATACAGATGTTCCCAACATTTATGAAATACCAGCTTATGTTGATGCAGAAAGTGATGGAAGTAATGTTAGGAATCTAGAGATGAGAGGAGATCAAGCTGTGCAAAATTCCAACAAAAATAATTCTGGAAACTTAAATCAACAAAGTGCAATTAATGCATACAATATAGAAGGGGAAAATGGGGATCAAGTGAACTGGTTACATAAGTCTAATGATGCAACGGTAGGTTTACAATGGCATTATACATATCATCCTAGTGATCAAAGACAATTTGTACAACAAACAGATCGAAAGGATAAGGAAAACTTACAGCAGCAAATgagtcaaataaaattttctgacTTACAGCAAACCAGGGAGCAGGAAGAAAGTCAAGACGTACGGTTAATGGACAATGTATATCAACAATCATCTAATCAATATAATGAAGCATCCCACCCATATGTACAATCTCAAACTTATGCATCTGGACAAACAACTAAATTTGATGAAGATAGTCAACAGACAAGTGATATTATGAATGAACAAAAGCATATTCGAAGCAGCATAGGTGAACATCAATTAGAACCAAGAATACTGGAAGCTTATGGAGGTGGCCCATATGATGGATCTCATAATGGTGATATATATCATGGAGTAACATTAAGTCCTAGTGCTACATTGCCACCTATTATTGGTGCTGATCCATGGGATATTAGAGAAAAACCAAGTGAAACAACACCTCCACCAATGCCTGTAGAACCATTAATAACAGATTATCCAACCGAAGAATCAACACCTCCACCATCCTTCTGGTCAAAACTAGGTTATAAGATAACAAATACTTTCGGTAAAGCCAAAGAAAAAGCTAGAAATATTTTtggataa